A portion of the Lampris incognitus isolate fLamInc1 chromosome 9, fLamInc1.hap2, whole genome shotgun sequence genome contains these proteins:
- the trim35-28 gene encoding tripartite motif containing 35-28, translating into MAECLDVEMSEASFPLEGDLTCPICRGIFRDPVLLPCSHSFCRECVDRSRQHTRKCPVCRAPCEAEQLIANRALGDACESFVKEKSWRPQPKPLDEDHCQIHRLPLQLYCVKDEHPVCVECVLMHPGHELLPLIKGTTYCKKELDFKLKICEEKLDLYKHTKRKFKSTVEFIKDQAKQAEIVVKAEFERLHKVLVAEEVVRLKALADEEKKKITAMEEKISSITEEMSHLASLIQTVKRQMGSEDIAFLQNFQNLKRKAQWTADDPEYPKDCLLSVGRHVGSLSYNIWKNMQAYVKCNPVVLNPNTASPWLSLNPELTSIKESLERQAFPDNPERFDPCVFLLGSEGFSAGKHRWDVIVGDNPKWIIGVCKESVVRKKKFTVSTDRGVWSIGLSKGAYNVLTPKRTKVEVESRPDRIRVKLDMDKGEVSFWNAETSKHLCTLTHKFKEKIFPLFGPGLHSTPMVLAPAKMTIYTS; encoded by the exons ATGGCCGAGTGCTTGGACGTAGAAATGTCAGAGGCGTCTTTTCCTCTCGAGGGGGACCTGACCTGTCCGATTTGTCGGGGGATCTTCCGCGACCCGGTTCTCCTGCCGTGCTCCCACAGCTTCTGCCGGGAGTGCGTCGACAGGAGCAGGCAGCACACTAGGAAGTGTCCCGTCTGCCGGGCGCCGTGCGAGGCGGAGCAGCTCATCGCCAACCGCGCACTCGGCGACGCGTGCGAGTCTTTCGTGAAGGAGAAGAGCTGGAGGCCCCAGCCAAAACCTCTGGACGAGGACCACTGCCAGATCCACCGTCTGCCCCTCCAGCTCTACTGCGTGAAAGACGAGCACCCCGTCTGTGTTGAATGTGTGTTAATGCACCCGGGACACGAGCTGCTCCCCCTGATTAAGGGGACGACATACTGCAAG AAGGAACTGGACTTCAAACTCAAGATTTGTGAAGAAAAGCTGGACTTGTACAAGCACACCAAGCGTAAATTCAAGAGCACTGTTGAATTCATCAAG GACCAGGCCAAACAGGCGGAGATTGTGGTTAAGGCAGAGTTTGAAAGGCTCCACAAAGTGCTTGTCGCAGAAGAAGTTGTCCGTCTGAAAGCCCTGGCCgatgaggagaagaagaagattacTGCCATGGAAGAAAAAATATCCAGTATAACCGAGGAAATGTCCCATTTGGCGTCCCTCATTCAGACTGTCAAGAGGCAGATGGGTAGTGAGGATATAGCCTTTCTACAG AACTTCCAAAACTTAAAAAGAAA GGCTCAGTGGACTGCTGATGACCCCGAATACCCTAAAGATTGTCTCCTGAGCGTGGGCAGACACGTCGGCTCTCTTAGCTACAACATATGGAAGAACATGCAAGCCTACGTCAAATGTA ACCCAGTGGTGTTGAACCCCAACACAGCCTCCCCCTGGCTGTCTTTGAATCCTGAGTTGACCAGCATAAAAGAAAGCCTAGAGCGGCAGGCGTTCCCCGACAACCCAGAGCGCTTTGACCCTTGCGTCTTTCTCCTGGGCAGCGAGGGCTTCTCCGCTGGCAAGCACCGATGGGACGTAATTGTTGGGGACAACCCCAAGTGGATAATAGGGGTGTGCAAAGAGTCTGTGGTCCGTAAGAAGAAGTTTACAGTGTCCACAGACCGTGGCGTGTGGTCCATAGGTCTGAGCAAAGGGGCGTACAATGTCCTGACCCCCAAGCGTACGAAGGTGGAAGTAGAGAGCCGTCCAGACAGGATCCGGGTCAAACTAGATATGGATAAGGGAGAGGTGTCATTTTGGAATGCTGAAACATCAAAACACTTGTGTACCTTAACTCACAAGTTTAAAGAGAAAATATTCCCATTGTTTGGACCTGGGCTCCACAGTACACCTATGGTTCTGGCCCCAGCAAAAATGACAATATACACCTCATGA